One part of the Odontesthes bonariensis isolate fOdoBon6 chromosome 13, fOdoBon6.hap1, whole genome shotgun sequence genome encodes these proteins:
- the purab gene encoding transcriptional activator protein Pur-alpha, whose amino-acid sequence MADRDSGSDHGGPTAGPGSLPPGAMGAMSRLQHDTEELASKRIDIQNKRFYLDVKQNVKGRFLKIAEVGAGGNKSRLTLSMSVAVEFRDYLGDFIEHYAQLGPTNPDIVQDEPRRALKSEFLVRENRKYYMDLKENQRGRFLRIRQTVNRGPGLGSAQGQTIALPAQGLIEFRDALAKLIDDYGVDEEPAELPEGTSLTVDNKRFFFDVGSNKYGVFMRVSEVKPTYRNSITVPCKVWSKFGNTFCKYAEEMRKIQERSREKRASELLPEGPHGGDDGDDD is encoded by the coding sequence ATGGCGGACAGAGACAGTGGCAGTGACCACGGAGGGCCCACCGCAGGCCCCGGCTCGCTGCCCCCGGGTGCGATGGGCGCCATGTCCCGGCTTCAGCACGACACCGAGGAGCTAGCCTCCAAGCGCATCGACATCCAGAACAAGCGCTTCTACCTTGACGTGAAGCAGAATGTTAAAGGCCGCTTCCTAAAGATAGCCGAGGTCGGGGCTGGGGGAAACAAGAGCCGCCTCACTCTCTCCATGTCTGTTGCCGTGGAGTTCCGCGATTATCTCGGGGACTTTATCGAACATTACGCCCAACTGGGCCCGACAAACCCGGACATAGTGCAAGATGAGCCCCGGCGGGCGCTGAAGAGCGAATTCCTGGTGCGGGAGAATCGGAAATATTACATGGATCTGAAAGAGAACCAGAGGGGGCGGTTCCTGAGGATCCGACAGACCGTTAATCGGGGGCCCGGATTGGGAAGCGCGCAAGGCCAGACCATCGCTCTGCCGGCGCAGGGTCTCATCGAGTTCCGCGACGCTCTGGCCAAACTCATCGACGACTACGGCGTGGACGAGGAGCCGGCGGAGCTCCCGGAGGGCACCTCGCTCACGGTCGACAACAAGCGCTTCTTCTTTGACGTGGGCTCCAATAAGTACGGAGTCTTCATGCGGGTGAGCGAGGTGAAGCCCACCTACCGGAACTCCATTACGGTTCCCTGCAAAGTGTGGTCCAAATTCGGTAACACCTTCTGTAAATACGCGGAGGAGATGAGGAAGATCCAGGAGAGGAGTAGAGAGAAACGGGCCTCCGAACTGCTACCTGAGGGCCCACACGGCGGAGATGACGGCGACGATGACTGA